From Oncorhynchus keta strain PuntledgeMale-10-30-2019 chromosome 25, Oket_V2, whole genome shotgun sequence, one genomic window encodes:
- the LOC118357928 gene encoding homeobox protein Nkx-3.1-like, with protein sequence MSETVKPLTSFFIEDILSIKEKTRLNVRCSSHKSKEGCAQWNNQQHDQVSQSAELCAKHTAFGARKDSIASSSSSTPDAMKSFTSAGKQKRSRAAFSHLQVLELETKFNHQKYLSAPERANLANTLRLTETQIKIWFQNRRYKTKRKQQATEYCKDLFQKSEGLNTEDDLVRASLLTTLYKTYQFRPYVYDFNRTWRPTLW encoded by the exons ATGTCGGAGACTGTCAAGCCACTAACTTCATTTTTCATCGAGGACATCTTGTCCATTAAAGAAAAGACACGGCTAAACGTAAGGTGCTCTTCACACAAATCCAAGGAGGGATGCGCTCAATGGAATAACCAACAGCACGATCAGGTATCACAGTCCGCGGAACTTTGCGCAAAGCACACCGCATTTGGAGCGCGGAAAG ATTCCATTGCCAGCTCTAGTTCCAGCACCCCAGATGCTATGAAAAGTTTTACATCAGCGGGAAAACAGAAACGCTCGCGCGCTGCCTTTTCGCATCTGCAAGTGCTAGAACTGGAGACTAAATTTAACCACCAGAAGTACCTGTCCGCTCCTGAAAGAGCCAATCTTGCTAACACGTTGAGACTAACGGAGACGCAAATTAAAATCTGGTTTCAGAACAGAAGATACAAAACCAAACGCAAGCAGCAAGCTACGGAGTACTGTAAGGATTTATTTCAAAAGTCAGAAGGACTAAATACAGAGGACGATTTAGTCAGAGCATCACTTCTCACCACGTTGTACAAAACATATCAATTCCGACCATATGTGTATGACTTTAATCGCACATGGAGACCAACTCTGTGGTGA